TGCTTGCTTTTTCTGAACGGATTTTTTTTGCTTCTTTTTGGTAGTTTGCTTTTGGTCAGCTTTCGTAGTGGTTCCAGATGCGTCTGCCTGGTCATCAGCAGTTTGTCCCGACTGAGAAGTAGCTGATTGGCCTGTTGCGGTTGAATTTGTTTGACTGGCTCTGGTCGATTGCGAGGTAGTAGCGCCAGAATCACCCTGTTTTTTAGTAGCAGAATTCGTTGAGGTGGATTGCGAACCAGAACTAGTCTGACCTTGATTTCCGTTTGCCGAATAAATGATGGTCATTTCCTGAACTCCGGTACCATCGGTAGAACCCCCAAATACCATTGCAGGCCCATAACTATCGTTTTGTCCGTTTGCAACCCGGACGTACCGATAGCCATTAATGCTGGGCACCGAAGCATAGTAAGTCGTTCCTGATTGGCCCGTAGCTGTGGTTGCTGAGCGGATGGGATTGCCGTTCTGATCAACGTAGTGGACAATAATCTCTCCTTGGTCAGCATTCGAATTGGCCGTTTGGGCTTGAACCGTTAATGGGTTTGCTGACAGAGTAACAACCCCGACCGTTCCCAGTGTTAGTGCGACTACGCCAGTTAATAGGAATTTTGACTTTTTCATTGTGATTCATCCTCGTTTCATTATTACTTCAACGTAATTATACCACCAAATTAACTGGTTTTATGAAACCGTTTTAATGAAAAATTGCAATCTTACTTAGGCCGACCCTTTTTCATAATTTTCCAGATATACCAGTAATCGGCCAAGATAACCACGATTAAAAGTAATTCGCCGACCATTAACCAATCAAAATGCTACTGTAAAACGGTAATTAAAATTGAAGAAAAAACGAAAAAGACAATTACAAAGGGAACAGTTTTGACCTTCATGTTTTTATTTGCTTGGTAGGGATACAAAAGCAAAAAGATCAACATGAAAATTA
This genomic stretch from Fructilactobacillus carniphilus harbors:
- a CDS encoding MucBP domain-containing protein, giving the protein MKKSKFLLTGVVALTLGTVGVVTLSANPLTVQAQTANSNADQGEIIVHYVDQNGNPIRSATTATGQSGTTYYASVPSINGYRYVRVANGQNDSYGPAMVFGGSTDGTGVQEMTIIYSANGNQGQTSSGSQSTSTNSATKKQGDSGATTSQSTRASQTNSTATGQSATSQSGQTADDQADASGTTTKADQKQTTKKKQKKSVQKKQATKKTNQDQAKTKTKTHHSILPWVIGGIVLVAIVVGAVVWHRRYVPKH